One Luteolibacter yonseiensis genomic window carries:
- a CDS encoding binary toxin-like calcium binding domain-containing protein, translating into MRHAPETRSCPCDLGIAVWFFATIAVNAAPEAISPPFLLDTAVHIPDTDGDKMPNLWELANGLNPALDDAAGNPDGDHLDNLAEYNAGTRPLVFDFTADRSAVSGLFALSLRQPARDQDGDGMPDSWETSNGLNPAVDDSAGDSDSDGLGNLAEYNAGWNPRVSEKAVTLSARSGVFLANTGAYPGGFARDTDNDGMPDWWETSYGLNLAVKDGGLDPDFDGLTNLQEYLSGRHPRSSDVSGGAYQISQVFVGNFSNRLPDTDHDGIPDIWESTFGTNPLVADSVADPDGDGRSNLSEYNAGTNPLVNDWKGPGTLTSVNFLTDTGGFNGGYGPDSDHDGMPDRWELQYGLNPLVADANGNPDADALNNLEEYNAGSDPSKFGFLIQVDAQGNIFTCDTGGALVDSDKDGIPDWWEEQNTGNRTGMSPTADSDGDGKNNLAEYVAGLNPLDPASRFEIRTSQMTTDAQGPLFQVRWKTVPNRLYKVFTTGNLGEPWSTVPVETVVGDGVDHVVGIRPGALKHLFVRIEVEVIK; encoded by the coding sequence GACAATCGCCGTCAATGCGGCGCCGGAAGCGATATCTCCGCCGTTCCTGCTCGATACGGCCGTTCACATCCCCGACACCGATGGCGACAAGATGCCGAACCTGTGGGAGCTGGCGAACGGACTCAATCCCGCACTTGACGACGCGGCGGGAAATCCGGATGGAGATCACCTCGACAACCTTGCGGAATACAATGCGGGAACCCGTCCGCTTGTCTTTGATTTCACCGCCGACCGCTCCGCCGTTTCAGGACTGTTCGCGCTTTCACTCCGTCAGCCCGCACGGGACCAGGACGGCGATGGCATGCCTGACTCCTGGGAAACCTCCAATGGTTTGAATCCGGCGGTCGATGACAGCGCCGGGGATTCCGATTCCGACGGCTTGGGCAATCTCGCGGAATACAACGCCGGATGGAACCCGCGCGTCTCCGAGAAGGCCGTCACCTTGTCCGCCCGATCCGGTGTGTTCCTCGCCAATACCGGAGCCTATCCGGGCGGGTTTGCCCGGGATACGGACAATGACGGCATGCCGGACTGGTGGGAAACATCCTACGGTCTGAACCTCGCGGTGAAGGACGGCGGGCTCGACCCCGACTTCGACGGACTGACCAATTTACAAGAATATCTATCAGGACGCCATCCGCGCTCCAGCGATGTCAGCGGAGGAGCCTATCAGATTTCCCAGGTTTTCGTCGGAAACTTCTCCAACCGGCTTCCGGACACCGATCACGACGGCATTCCGGATATATGGGAAAGCACGTTCGGCACCAACCCGCTGGTCGCCGACTCCGTCGCTGATCCGGACGGTGACGGTCGCAGCAATCTGTCTGAATACAACGCCGGCACGAATCCGCTCGTCAATGATTGGAAGGGACCCGGTACCCTGACGTCCGTAAATTTCCTCACCGATACCGGTGGATTCAACGGCGGATATGGTCCTGACTCCGATCATGACGGCATGCCCGACCGGTGGGAACTCCAATACGGCCTCAACCCGCTGGTTGCGGATGCGAACGGCAACCCGGATGCCGACGCCCTGAACAATCTGGAGGAATACAATGCGGGAAGTGATCCGTCCAAATTCGGTTTTCTCATCCAGGTCGACGCCCAAGGAAATATCTTCACCTGCGACACCGGAGGAGCCCTGGTGGATAGCGACAAAGATGGCATCCCCGACTGGTGGGAAGAACAGAATACCGGAAACCGGACGGGCATGAGTCCCACCGCCGACAGCGACGGGGATGGAAAAAACAATCTCGCGGAATATGTCGCCGGATTGAATCCGCTCGATCCGGCTTCGCGCTTCGAAATCCGGACCAGCCAGATGACCACGGATGCCCAAGGCCCCCTGTTTCAGGTCCGTTGGAAGACAGTGCCGAACCGCCTCTATAAAGTATTCACCACCGGCAATCTGGGGGAACCTTGGTCGACGGTTCCGGTGGAGACCGTCGTTGGCGACGGAGTGGATCACGTCGTCGGGATCCGGCCCGGAGCACTGAAACATTTGTTCGTGAGGATCGAGGTTGAGGTCATTAAATGA